A window of Hevea brasiliensis isolate MT/VB/25A 57/8 chromosome 14, ASM3005281v1, whole genome shotgun sequence contains these coding sequences:
- the LOC110663373 gene encoding LOW QUALITY PROTEIN: scopoletin glucosyltransferase (The sequence of the model RefSeq protein was modified relative to this genomic sequence to represent the inferred CDS: substituted 1 base at 1 genomic stop codon) — protein sequence MDSESCKPHIFFFPFMAHGHMIPAVDMAKLFASRGLKATIVTTPLNEPLISKPIQRFQNLGLEIDIKILKFPTIEDGLPEGCENLDFITSQNMGWDMLTKFFTATALFREPLEQLLSDCRPECLVADMFFPWATDAAAKFGIPRLVFHGTSFFALCTTMCIALYQPHKTVAXDSELFLVPNLPGDIKLSQKQLPIFANEDAEDYFTKIMKASRESEVKSYGVVVNSFYELEPTYADYYRKVLGRRAWHVGPVSLCNRETEEKACRGKEASIGLEFIWVVRRNKSSEEEDKEDWLPEGFGERIGERGLIIRGWAPQLLILDHEAVGGFVTHCGWNSILEGITSGVPMVTWPAAAEQFYNEKLVTQILKIGIGVGAQQWNMYGHGIMSESIEKAVTQIMKGSEAEEMRRKAKALAKMARMAVEEGGSSCSHLNALTEELIFNLH from the exons ATGGATAGTGAATCTTGTAAACCTCACATATTTTTCTTCCCCTTCATGGCTCATGGCCATATGATACCAGCAGTGGACATGGCCAAACTATTTGCTTCACGAGGCTTAAAGGCAACCATAGTCACCACTCCTCTCAATGAGCCTCTCATCTCCAAACCAATCCAAAGATTCCAAAATTTGGGTCTTGAAATTGACATCAAAATACTCAAGTTTCCGACCATTGAAGATGGATTACCAGAAGGATGTGAAAATCTAGACTTTATCACTTCACAAAATATGGGGTGGGATATGTTGACTAAATTTTTCACAGCGACAGCACTGTTTCGAGAGCCCCTTGAGCAGCTCCTGAGCGATTGCCGTCCTGAATGCCTTGTTGCCGACATGTTCTTCCCTTGGGCTACTGATGCTGCTGCCAAATTTGGGATTCCAAGGCTTGTGTTTCATGGCACTAGTTTCTTTGCTTTATGTACTACAATGTGTATTGCACTGTATCAACCACATAAGACAGTTGCATGAGATTCAGAACTGTTTCTTGTGCCTAATCTTCCTGGAGATATAAAGCTCTCGCAAAAGCAATTGCCAATTTTTGCAAACGAAGATGCTGAAGATTACTTCACAAAGATAATGAAAGCATCCAGAGAATCAGAGGTAAAAAGCTACGGGGTGGTCGTCAACAGTTTCTATGAGCTCGAGCCAACTTACGCTGATTATTACAGAAAGGTTCTGGGAAGGAGAGCATGGCATGTAGGTCCAGTTTCACTATGCAACAGAGAAACTGAAGAGAAAGCATGTCGAGGAAAAGAAGCCTCCATTG GGCTGGAATTTATTTGGGTTGTTAGGAGAAACAAAAGTAGTGAAGAAGAAGACAAGGAAGATTGGTTACCTGAAGGATTTGGGGAGAGAATTGGAGAAAGGGGACTAATCATAAGAGGTTGGGCACCACAATTGCTGATTCTTGATCATGAAGCAGTAGGAGGATTTGTGACTCACTGTGGATGGAATTCGATTCTTGAAGGAATAACATCTGGGGTTCCGATGGTCACATGGCCTGCAGCGGCTGAGCAATTCTATAATGAAAAGTTAGTGACACAGATACTAAAAATTGGCATAGGTGTTGGTGCTCAGCAATGGAATATGTATGGACATGGCATTATGAGTGAATCTATAGAAAAGGCAGTAACTCAAATTATGAAAGGTTCAGAAGCAGAAGAAATGAGGAGAAAAGCGAAGGCACTTGCAAAGATGGCAAGGATGGCTGTCGAAGAAGGTGGATCCTCCTGCTCTCATCTTAATGCTTTGACTGAGGAACTGATATTCAATCTTCATTAA